A genomic stretch from Luteolibacter flavescens includes:
- a CDS encoding response regulator transcription factor, with amino-acid sequence MTDIPQEKTRILLVDDHPMIRERLVELIEREADFEVCGEAEDRHEALDLVAAVHPHLAIVDLTLKSSLGMELIKDLQARYPEVKVLVVSMQDEMIYAERCIHAGARGYITKQQASRHVMKAIRHVLSGGIYLSEAMTHQVLERSMRKNSSASREPLEIVSKLADRELQVFELVGKGLSTRQIADLLFLDTKTIETYRSRIKEKLGLKDGPELLQRAIAWVHRNTG; translated from the coding sequence ATGACGGACATACCCCAGGAAAAAACCCGCATCCTGCTCGTGGACGATCACCCGATGATCCGCGAGCGACTGGTGGAACTCATCGAACGCGAGGCCGACTTCGAGGTCTGCGGCGAGGCGGAGGACCGCCACGAAGCACTCGATCTGGTGGCCGCAGTCCATCCGCACCTCGCCATCGTCGATCTCACGCTGAAGTCCTCGCTCGGCATGGAGCTCATCAAGGACCTGCAGGCGCGCTACCCGGAGGTGAAGGTGCTGGTGGTCTCGATGCAGGACGAGATGATCTACGCCGAGCGCTGCATCCACGCGGGTGCGCGCGGCTACATCACGAAGCAGCAGGCGAGCCGCCACGTCATGAAGGCGATCCGGCACGTGCTCTCCGGCGGCATCTACCTGAGCGAAGCGATGACCCACCAGGTGCTGGAGCGCTCGATGAGGAAGAACTCGTCCGCCTCCCGCGAACCGCTGGAGATCGTCTCGAAGCTCGCCGACCGGGAGCTCCAGGTATTCGAGCTCGTGGGGAAGGGCCTGAGCACCCGCCAGATCGCCGACCTGCTTTTCCTGGATACCAAGACGATCGAGACCTACCGCTCACGGATCAAGGAGAAGCTCGGCCTGAAGGACGGCCCGGAGCTGCTCCAGCGGGCGATCGCCTGGGTCCACCGGAACACCGGATGA
- a CDS encoding sensor histidine kinase, producing MSPPPPDHANAAPAKTRAEEDLQLPLLARGLRMLDGWTVTGVWCLAAFLIACIGIFSWISGPELSGSLLYLIPVMLVAHVAGFRSGVAAALLAASIWLAADLAAKTSQIHSFTPYWNVLMRCGTFLVAVGLVTAARTLNAQLEERVKERTAALEKQMAENRVLEKSVLEISDREQIRIGQDLHDSLCQQLVSVAFSTNMLQARLEEDGVEANKDASRIADMIDESINLARNLARGLYPVRLETEGLELGLRELAATMCRRFQVFCTVDCPSPIPPCDPTVGIHFYRIAQEAVVNAAKHAKAMHILLSLSSTAGMVNLTIEDDGEGLAERSKKHEGMGLRIMAYRARLIGAEFSISTRLPRGTVVSCQLGEAAFSA from the coding sequence ATGTCCCCACCTCCTCCAGACCATGCCAACGCCGCGCCTGCGAAGACGCGGGCGGAGGAGGACCTGCAACTGCCCCTCTTGGCGCGGGGCCTGCGGATGCTGGACGGGTGGACGGTCACGGGGGTCTGGTGCCTTGCCGCATTCCTCATCGCCTGCATCGGCATCTTCAGTTGGATCTCGGGACCGGAGCTGAGCGGCTCGCTGCTCTATCTTATCCCGGTGATGCTGGTGGCGCACGTCGCGGGCTTCCGCTCCGGGGTCGCCGCCGCGCTGCTCGCGGCCTCCATCTGGCTGGCAGCGGACCTGGCGGCGAAGACGAGCCAGATCCATTCCTTCACGCCGTACTGGAACGTGCTGATGCGCTGCGGGACCTTCCTCGTCGCGGTCGGCCTGGTGACGGCCGCGCGCACGCTGAATGCGCAGCTTGAGGAGCGCGTGAAGGAACGCACCGCCGCGCTGGAGAAGCAGATGGCGGAGAACCGCGTGCTGGAAAAAAGCGTGCTGGAGATCAGCGACCGCGAGCAGATCCGCATCGGCCAAGACCTGCACGACAGCCTGTGCCAGCAGTTGGTGAGCGTCGCCTTCAGCACGAACATGCTACAGGCACGCCTGGAGGAAGACGGCGTGGAGGCGAACAAGGACGCCAGCCGCATCGCCGACATGATCGACGAGTCGATCAACCTGGCGCGCAACCTTGCCCGCGGACTCTACCCGGTGCGGCTGGAGACCGAGGGACTGGAGCTCGGGCTGCGCGAGCTGGCAGCGACGATGTGCCGGCGCTTCCAGGTTTTTTGCACAGTGGACTGCCCCAGCCCCATCCCGCCCTGCGATCCCACGGTGGGCATCCATTTCTACCGCATCGCCCAGGAAGCGGTGGTGAATGCCGCGAAGCACGCGAAGGCGATGCACATCCTGCTCTCGCTGTCCTCCACCGCGGGCATGGTGAACCTGACCATCGAGGACGATGGCGAGGGCCTCGCGGAGAGATCGAAGAAGCACGAGGGCATGGGCCTGCGGATCATGGCGTATCGCGCGCGCCTGATCGGGGCCGAATTCAGCATCTCAACACGCCTGCCGCGGGGAACCGTGGTGTCCTGCCAATTGGGAGAAGCCGCCTTCTCCGCCTGA
- a CDS encoding glycosyltransferase family 2 protein — translation MTPPLVSVVMINYNGLPWLTGAVESVLASEEVAFELIVVDDGSKDDSRGYLDEMVRKDARVRKVFLPQNLGISGARNAGIDVALGDFISIIDSDDRFLPDTLKRQVETFRKLAATEPRLSLLMSDAWLINEAGNRVGRYISHDWWDRETTVDPPLWTLPSTFFFKREGAARFHPGYRSADGPIFVRRMEKVGALGFTGYPLIEYRLRMSSVTNASGDKMLREMNAAEQSYRDGRLENPLDPDEIPAPRPRDVAAWTHGRNAKNAAANGRKVRAACEFAKAALAQPAGTFQKMKRVLRSFGKRIAG, via the coding sequence ATGACCCCGCCCTTGGTCAGTGTCGTCATGATCAACTACAACGGCTTGCCCTGGCTGACCGGGGCGGTCGAGAGCGTGCTCGCGTCCGAGGAAGTCGCCTTCGAGCTGATCGTGGTGGACGATGGATCGAAGGACGACTCACGCGGCTATCTGGACGAGATGGTGCGGAAGGATGCGAGGGTGAGGAAGGTCTTCCTCCCGCAGAACCTCGGCATCAGCGGCGCGCGGAATGCGGGCATCGATGTGGCCCTCGGTGACTTCATCTCCATCATCGACTCGGACGACCGCTTCCTGCCGGACACGCTGAAGCGCCAGGTGGAGACCTTCCGCAAGCTGGCGGCGACGGAGCCGCGGCTCTCGCTGCTGATGTCCGATGCGTGGCTGATCAACGAGGCAGGCAACCGCGTGGGCCGCTACATTTCCCACGACTGGTGGGACCGCGAGACCACGGTGGACCCGCCGCTGTGGACGCTGCCGAGCACCTTCTTCTTCAAGCGCGAGGGTGCCGCGAGATTCCATCCGGGCTATCGCTCGGCGGACGGCCCCATCTTCGTGCGGCGCATGGAGAAGGTCGGCGCGCTGGGATTCACCGGCTACCCGCTGATCGAGTACCGGCTCCGCATGTCCTCGGTGACGAATGCCAGCGGGGACAAGATGCTGCGCGAGATGAATGCGGCCGAGCAGTCCTACCGGGACGGGCGTCTGGAAAACCCGCTCGATCCCGACGAGATCCCCGCACCACGTCCCCGCGATGTGGCGGCGTGGACGCACGGGCGGAATGCGAAGAACGCCGCGGCGAACGGCCGCAAGGTGCGCGCCGCCTGCGAATTCGCAAAGGCTGCGCTCGCCCAACCGGCGGGCACTTTCCAAAAAATGAAACGCGTGCTCCGGAGCTTCGGAAAGCGCATCGCCGGCTGA
- a CDS encoding sulfotransferase, with protein MRFQKLYIASLPRSGSTLLTRLLDQLEDVLCLPESFFPAALSRVTAAEWQDSRRIAALFVVSCSDGSPLTVDEAEKCIRDDKEATLDALASAVAVKAGRDLSKIRIVVWKFTRLVGSSAFAAQTGGRFLVLRRNPLNVFESQFRVHFGAKNRHPARFAFFESSYLAAFKGYPADRTRHMEYGDIGSKMDDLIQWMGSSGARSESGGSGVAELSAKNPWHSEINKPFQNRDHEKIANLSASQVSGYESARAMFARLPWLGSLSRKLADHRQMKVLWDLAEGVLNPTPVK; from the coding sequence ATGAGGTTCCAGAAGCTGTATATCGCATCGCTCCCCCGCAGCGGGAGCACCCTGCTCACCCGCCTGCTCGATCAACTGGAGGATGTACTATGCCTGCCGGAGTCGTTCTTCCCAGCCGCCCTTTCGCGTGTGACCGCCGCGGAGTGGCAGGACTCGCGGCGGATCGCGGCGCTCTTCGTGGTGAGCTGCTCGGATGGCTCTCCACTCACGGTGGACGAAGCGGAGAAGTGCATCCGTGACGACAAGGAAGCGACCCTGGATGCGCTGGCATCCGCGGTGGCGGTGAAAGCCGGGCGCGATCTGTCGAAGATCCGCATCGTGGTGTGGAAGTTCACGCGGCTCGTGGGATCGAGTGCGTTCGCCGCGCAGACCGGCGGACGCTTCCTCGTCCTGCGGCGGAATCCTCTCAATGTCTTCGAGTCGCAGTTCCGCGTCCACTTCGGGGCGAAGAACCGCCATCCCGCTCGCTTCGCATTTTTCGAGTCGAGCTATCTGGCCGCATTCAAGGGCTACCCGGCGGACAGGACGCGCCACATGGAGTATGGCGACATCGGCTCGAAGATGGACGATCTCATCCAGTGGATGGGCTCGTCCGGCGCACGCTCGGAGTCCGGCGGCAGCGGCGTCGCCGAGTTGTCCGCCAAGAACCCGTGGCACTCCGAGATCAACAAGCCTTTCCAAAACCGCGACCACGAGAAGATCGCGAATCTCAGCGCGTCGCAGGTCTCAGGCTACGAGTCCGCGCGTGCGATGTTCGCCCGCCTGCCATGGCTGGGCTCGCTTTCCCGGAAGCTGGCGGACCACCGCCAGATGAAGGTGCTGTGGGATCTGGCGGAAGGCGTGCTCAACCCCACACCCGTGAAGTGA
- a CDS encoding class I SAM-dependent methyltransferase: MSTTDRIDSYSKENALQHEALIDSFTPERYAQFAKYLPADARKILDVGCAEGRGGVALKEIRPDIELGGLDCVAERLTALPAAYTSNVHGLTTSIPADDLTYDAIVAGEFLEHLYPSDVDPTLCEFQRILKVGGHLMMTTPNPNSLKMRWNKGSVLGASHLTQHYPKLLKQRMMMHGFNHVRLLGSGKAIRKFGDRFPCLSIYGSFLIIGQKR, from the coding sequence ATGTCCACCACCGATCGAATTGACAGCTACTCGAAGGAGAACGCGCTGCAGCACGAAGCGCTGATCGACTCCTTCACGCCGGAGCGGTATGCCCAATTCGCAAAGTACCTTCCAGCAGACGCCAGGAAGATACTGGATGTGGGATGTGCCGAAGGGCGCGGGGGTGTCGCCTTGAAGGAGATCCGTCCGGACATCGAGCTGGGAGGCCTCGACTGCGTGGCCGAGCGACTCACCGCGCTGCCCGCCGCCTACACTTCCAATGTCCACGGACTGACCACCAGCATCCCGGCCGACGACCTCACCTACGACGCGATCGTCGCCGGGGAATTCCTCGAGCACCTGTATCCCTCCGATGTCGATCCCACGCTCTGCGAGTTCCAGCGCATCCTGAAGGTAGGCGGTCACCTGATGATGACCACGCCCAATCCGAACTCCCTGAAAATGCGGTGGAACAAAGGCTCGGTCCTGGGAGCATCACACCTGACCCAACATTATCCGAAGCTTTTGAAACAGCGGATGATGATGCATGGCTTCAATCATGTCCGCCTCCTGGGATCCGGGAAGGCGATACGGAAATTCGGCGACCGCTTTCCGTGCCTGTCCATCTACGGGAGCTTCCTGATCATCGGACAGAAGAGGTAA
- a CDS encoding glycosyltransferase family 4 protein — MKVLAVGYACNPYGGSEQAVGWNAVRRIARHHDVWVLTDDHNRAGWTKATAEGLVPANVTVRFLREAKDSPPNRFIAHVQSWLNYADFTRKVLAEARAWHEEIGFDLCHQVTIASWRMPSPLWQLPVPFVWGPVGGAGHIPKAFRTILSPSARAFEFARDFSNRSAMRSRAFRDCVEKAAVVIAANEETEELLKPFRKVAPMIRLPVTTLAQESIARLTSGHPVPDASGPLRMFAGGNMEGRKGVALALRAVAGAVAKGIPVHYTIAGGGPEIPSLQGLAASLGITQHVEFHPGFSGDDYVRALQGSDVYFLPSFRETMGMTLVEAILAGCYPVVADTSAQGEIVRMAGGIAVPVQSVDGLVAGLTEAIVWCHGHRAELPEKTRAIAARITEYLSYDRTDQALEHAYRESVVSQVKS, encoded by the coding sequence ATGAAGGTCCTCGCCGTCGGCTACGCGTGTAATCCCTATGGCGGCTCCGAGCAGGCCGTGGGGTGGAATGCCGTGCGCCGCATCGCCCGGCACCACGATGTCTGGGTGCTGACGGACGACCACAACCGCGCCGGATGGACGAAGGCGACGGCGGAGGGACTGGTGCCCGCGAATGTCACCGTGCGCTTCCTGCGCGAGGCAAAGGACAGTCCTCCCAACCGCTTCATCGCGCACGTGCAGAGCTGGCTGAACTACGCTGACTTCACGCGCAAGGTGCTCGCCGAGGCCAGGGCGTGGCATGAGGAGATCGGCTTCGACCTGTGCCACCAGGTGACGATCGCCTCGTGGCGGATGCCGTCGCCGCTATGGCAATTGCCGGTGCCCTTCGTGTGGGGTCCGGTCGGTGGCGCGGGGCACATTCCGAAGGCCTTCCGCACCATCCTGAGCCCGTCGGCCCGGGCCTTCGAGTTCGCGCGCGATTTCAGCAACCGCTCCGCCATGCGCTCGCGTGCCTTCCGCGACTGCGTGGAGAAGGCCGCCGTGGTGATCGCCGCCAATGAGGAGACCGAGGAACTGCTGAAGCCTTTCCGCAAGGTCGCGCCGATGATCCGCCTGCCCGTGACCACGCTGGCGCAGGAGTCCATCGCGCGACTGACGAGCGGTCATCCCGTACCCGATGCGTCGGGGCCGCTGAGGATGTTCGCCGGGGGAAACATGGAGGGCAGGAAGGGAGTGGCGCTCGCACTGAGGGCCGTCGCCGGAGCCGTGGCGAAAGGCATACCGGTCCACTACACCATCGCCGGGGGTGGTCCGGAGATCCCTTCATTGCAGGGCCTCGCTGCATCGCTCGGCATCACGCAGCATGTGGAATTTCATCCGGGATTCAGCGGCGATGACTACGTACGCGCGCTCCAGGGCAGCGACGTGTATTTCCTGCCTAGCTTCCGCGAAACGATGGGCATGACCCTGGTGGAGGCGATCCTCGCGGGCTGCTATCCCGTGGTCGCGGACACCAGCGCGCAGGGCGAGATCGTCCGGATGGCCGGCGGCATCGCGGTGCCCGTCCAGTCCGTGGACGGGCTCGTGGCCGGACTCACGGAGGCCATCGTGTGGTGTCACGGCCATCGCGCGGAGCTGCCGGAAAAGACGCGCGCCATCGCAGCCCGCATCACCGAGTATCTTTCCTACGATCGCACCGACCAGGCGCTCGAACACGCCTACCGCGAAAGCGTCGTCTCGCAAGTCAAATCCTGA
- a CDS encoding glycosyltransferase family 2 protein, which yields MSEPETRGDDERAPRYRIAWQRPRRHRQAICVFVINEGEKIRKQLRAMKEHADIIDLIVADGGSTDGSLDAGIMEEAGATALLVKTGPGKLSAQMRMAMDHCMNEGYEGIVVIDGNGKDGLDAIPSFVAALEDGWDHVQGSRFIPGGHHENTPLSRLLAVRLLHAPMISLASGFRYTDTTNGFRAYSRKLLTDPRVSVFRPCFDRYQLHYHLAIESVRRGFRVKELPVSRVYPASGKTPTKIRGFGGLVAVLRQLLDVCLGKYRAAGH from the coding sequence ATGAGCGAGCCGGAGACCCGTGGCGATGACGAGCGCGCACCCCGCTACCGCATCGCATGGCAGAGGCCGCGCCGGCACCGCCAGGCCATCTGCGTCTTCGTCATCAACGAGGGGGAAAAGATCCGCAAGCAGCTCCGCGCGATGAAGGAGCATGCCGACATCATCGACCTGATCGTCGCCGACGGCGGGAGCACCGATGGCTCGCTCGACGCGGGCATCATGGAGGAAGCCGGTGCCACCGCGCTGCTGGTGAAGACCGGCCCCGGCAAGCTGAGCGCGCAGATGCGCATGGCGATGGACCACTGCATGAACGAAGGCTACGAGGGCATCGTGGTGATCGATGGCAATGGCAAGGACGGGCTGGACGCCATCCCGTCCTTCGTCGCGGCACTCGAGGACGGATGGGATCACGTGCAGGGCTCGCGCTTCATCCCCGGCGGGCATCATGAAAACACGCCGCTCTCGCGCCTCCTCGCGGTGCGTCTGCTCCACGCGCCGATGATCTCGCTCGCCTCCGGCTTCCGCTACACGGACACCACGAACGGCTTCCGCGCGTATAGCCGGAAGCTTCTAACAGATCCTCGCGTGTCGGTCTTCCGCCCGTGCTTCGACCGCTACCAGCTCCACTACCACCTGGCCATCGAGTCGGTGCGGCGCGGATTCCGCGTGAAGGAGCTCCCGGTCTCGCGCGTGTATCCCGCCAGCGGGAAGACACCGACGAAGATCCGCGGATTCGGCGGGCTGGTCGCCGTGCTGCGCCAGCTACTCGACGTGTGCCTCGGCAAGTACCGCGCCGCCGGGCACTGA
- a CDS encoding glycosyltransferase — protein sequence MEPNTVISIIVPLHQDAALVDAFTGELDATLSASFRFYEIVLVDDGSTDGTTTVVREMLKRTQRVRYLRLSRSFGREVALSAGIESSIGDYVVTLDPRTDPVAPLPDMIAVCRKTGGVVHGIAANPVTRSMPREWIGEFFRNYCRKRLGVDIKRGVSDLRVMSRQAVNALLQVREQSRYLRVLTLMLGYHHEFFPYDLTSRPGSERKSSWRDDVATAIDLLAANTRHPLRLVTVAGLLGAGLNLLYAVYVVTIYFTKPDVAQGWTTLSLQQSGMFFFVCLILAVLSEYVGTILGEVRSRPRYFVAEEANSSVLLEDTVKSSILGRSDDSSHDPAP from the coding sequence GTGGAACCGAACACCGTCATCAGCATCATCGTCCCGCTGCATCAGGATGCCGCGCTGGTCGATGCATTCACCGGCGAGCTGGATGCGACGCTGTCGGCCTCGTTCCGTTTCTACGAGATCGTGCTGGTGGACGATGGCTCCACCGATGGCACGACGACGGTGGTGAGGGAGATGCTGAAGCGGACGCAGCGCGTGCGCTACCTGCGGCTGTCGCGCAGCTTCGGCCGCGAGGTGGCGCTGTCCGCGGGCATCGAGTCCTCCATCGGTGACTACGTGGTGACTCTCGATCCGCGCACGGATCCGGTGGCGCCCCTGCCGGACATGATCGCCGTGTGCCGGAAGACGGGCGGCGTGGTCCATGGCATCGCGGCGAATCCCGTGACGCGCTCGATGCCGCGCGAGTGGATCGGTGAGTTCTTCCGGAACTACTGCCGCAAGCGCCTGGGCGTGGATATCAAGCGCGGCGTCTCCGACCTGCGCGTGATGAGCCGCCAAGCCGTGAATGCGCTGCTGCAGGTGCGCGAGCAGAGCCGCTACCTGCGTGTGCTGACGCTGATGCTGGGCTATCACCACGAGTTCTTCCCCTACGATCTGACCTCACGCCCGGGCTCCGAGCGAAAGAGCTCCTGGCGCGATGACGTGGCCACGGCGATCGACCTGCTGGCGGCGAACACGCGGCACCCGCTGCGACTGGTGACGGTGGCCGGCCTACTCGGCGCGGGGCTGAACCTGCTCTACGCGGTGTACGTCGTGACGATCTATTTCACGAAGCCGGATGTGGCCCAGGGCTGGACGACGCTCTCGCTCCAGCAAAGCGGCATGTTCTTCTTTGTCTGCCTCATCCTCGCGGTGCTGAGCGAGTATGTCGGCACCATCCTCGGCGAGGTGCGCAGCAGGCCGCGCTACTTCGTGGCGGAGGAGGCCAACAGCTCCGTGCTGCTGGAGGACACGGTGAAGTCCAGCATCCTCGGGAGGTCCGATGATTCATCCCACGATCCGGCACCATGA